A single window of Catenulispora sp. MAP5-51 DNA harbors:
- a CDS encoding polymorphic toxin-type HINT domain-containing protein has protein sequence MAGQSPSPRRSRSRSRNRGTRRLVAVLAAAGLTGVTVVSGPAARAAVVPHRSAAPTSTVYTWHLSQDADPSAPPDVPDQIGGGSAQIQSEITDYNTKAQALQSESAKVSAETDSLTQRESDLENQANQVTGKQSSLESQAGSLESQISDLNTQIAAHNAEPHVFELPDQQAAYDAYNAEKASLDERKAALQSQADSLQSSLTNLQNTESSIQAQQTQLQGDVQKHNDEVTSMQSEASDLDAERQKILSDVAEYEQQLASEPDTAPYEDAPGGDASDPAGDPSDPAADQAPPDTNQSQPAISGGDSAEPDVTYEPAPGDSGASEPEAAGPVTQAPVRVTLSPDAVRSLPPDEAAHLNPTTTYDGLVPEADGDYAVTEPEPPAGKELPPGQKAFDDAIGKGGKATAEVGGEKVTIDHVDPVTKAPPEDVGGDTPRPAPGNGTPNAAAQGPAVSVSQLQSNLDNQGLSDEASQFDLEYSPKITDANGNPTFGDVPMDAAGNPELGADGKPILRFSDLGLRNPGQATETFAKDEVEYFDTQLDNPCHSFAGDTRVLMANGTTEPIAEVRAGDRIENAQPGGGNEVHTVDRVHVTTTDADFVDVLVATPQGVETITSTRDHPFYDATTAGFVNAGSLAPGSRLQSSSGQAVVVRGLRPHIGPMVTYDLTVDGVHTYYVVTGHTPVLVHNCGGWIDGHEPTCICDGMGGDPVYPETPDLDQQWEEATGGTATRDIHGMLREAERASGDEIWNDPTSEMYVQKGGQIVKVLDVGNGNYSVAVRDMSNPNGNYTTVMTNFTQKELDGRLNSGTWSAPNG, from the coding sequence GTGGCCGGACAGTCGCCTTCGCCTCGCCGCAGCCGCAGCCGCAGCCGCAACCGCGGCACGCGCCGCCTGGTCGCGGTGCTCGCCGCCGCCGGCCTGACCGGCGTCACGGTCGTCTCCGGACCCGCCGCGCGGGCCGCCGTGGTGCCGCACCGGAGCGCCGCGCCGACCAGCACCGTCTACACCTGGCACCTGTCCCAGGACGCCGACCCGTCCGCGCCGCCGGACGTCCCGGACCAGATCGGCGGCGGCTCGGCCCAAATCCAGTCCGAGATCACGGACTACAACACCAAGGCGCAGGCTCTGCAGAGCGAATCGGCGAAGGTCTCGGCCGAGACCGACTCCCTCACGCAGCGCGAGTCGGACCTGGAGAATCAGGCCAACCAGGTCACCGGCAAGCAGTCCAGCCTGGAGAGCCAGGCCGGCTCGCTGGAAAGCCAGATCAGCGACCTCAACACCCAGATCGCCGCCCACAACGCCGAACCGCACGTCTTCGAACTGCCGGACCAGCAGGCGGCGTACGACGCGTACAACGCGGAGAAGGCAAGCCTCGACGAGCGCAAGGCGGCCTTGCAGAGCCAGGCGGACTCGCTGCAGTCCAGCCTGACGAACCTGCAGAACACCGAGTCGTCGATCCAGGCGCAGCAGACCCAGCTGCAGGGCGACGTCCAGAAGCACAACGACGAAGTCACGTCGATGCAGAGCGAGGCCTCCGACCTCGACGCCGAGCGCCAGAAGATCCTCAGCGACGTCGCGGAGTACGAACAGCAACTCGCCTCGGAACCGGACACCGCGCCCTACGAGGACGCGCCCGGCGGCGACGCCTCGGATCCCGCCGGCGACCCGTCCGACCCGGCGGCCGACCAGGCCCCGCCGGACACGAACCAGTCCCAGCCCGCGATCAGCGGCGGCGACTCGGCCGAACCGGACGTGACCTACGAGCCGGCTCCGGGCGACAGCGGCGCGTCCGAACCGGAGGCAGCCGGCCCGGTCACCCAGGCACCGGTGCGCGTGACACTGTCACCGGACGCGGTGCGCTCCCTGCCGCCGGACGAGGCCGCGCACCTCAACCCGACGACCACGTACGACGGCCTGGTCCCGGAGGCCGACGGCGACTACGCGGTGACCGAACCCGAGCCGCCGGCCGGCAAGGAACTGCCGCCCGGCCAGAAAGCCTTCGACGACGCGATCGGCAAGGGCGGGAAAGCGACCGCCGAGGTCGGCGGCGAGAAGGTCACCATCGACCACGTCGACCCCGTGACCAAGGCGCCGCCGGAGGACGTCGGCGGGGACACGCCACGACCGGCGCCGGGGAACGGCACGCCCAACGCCGCGGCGCAGGGGCCCGCGGTCAGTGTGAGCCAGTTGCAGTCGAATCTGGACAACCAGGGGCTCAGCGACGAGGCGTCGCAGTTCGACCTGGAGTACTCGCCGAAGATCACGGACGCGAACGGCAACCCGACCTTCGGCGACGTCCCGATGGACGCCGCGGGGAACCCGGAGCTGGGCGCGGACGGAAAGCCGATCCTCCGGTTCTCCGACCTCGGTCTTCGGAATCCAGGGCAGGCCACGGAGACGTTCGCCAAGGACGAAGTCGAGTACTTCGATACCCAACTCGACAACCCCTGCCACAGCTTCGCCGGCGACACGCGGGTCCTGATGGCGAACGGCACCACCGAACCGATCGCCGAGGTCCGAGCCGGCGACCGGATCGAGAACGCCCAGCCCGGTGGCGGGAACGAAGTCCACACGGTGGACCGGGTGCACGTCACGACGACGGACGCGGACTTCGTGGACGTGCTCGTCGCGACGCCGCAAGGCGTCGAAACGATCACCAGCACCCGCGACCACCCGTTCTACGACGCGACCACGGCAGGGTTCGTCAACGCGGGGTCGTTGGCGCCCGGCTCCCGCCTGCAGAGCAGCTCGGGCCAGGCCGTGGTGGTGCGGGGACTTCGGCCGCACATCGGGCCGATGGTGACCTACGACCTGACGGTCGACGGCGTGCACACGTACTACGTGGTCACGGGCCACACCCCGGTACTGGTGCACAACTGCGGGGGCTGGATCGACGGCCACGAGCCCACCTGCATCTGCGACGGCATGGGCGGCGATCCCGTCTACCCCGAGACGCCCGACCTGGACCAACAGTGGGAGGAAGCCACCGGGGGAACGGCGACCCGCGACATCCACGGCATGCTGCGTGAGGCAGAGCGGGCATCCGGCGACGAAATCTGGAACGACCCCACCAGCGAGATGTACGTCCAGAAGGGCGGGCAGATCGTGAAGGTCCTCGACGTCGGCAATGGAAACTACTCTGTCGCCGTGAGGGACATGTCGAACCCCAACGGCAACTACACGACAGTCATGACCAACTTCACCCAGAAAGAGCTCGACGGCAGGCTCAACAGCGGCACCTGGAGCGCCCCCAATGGCTGA
- a CDS encoding alpha/beta fold hydrolase: MSYRWPLDPANLFAERRPQMLNLGLPAGDVDSVRTAIVDMWADAPGGWVYEWSALAGRYAAEGRHDLAYLAYGWAKFPCLADAAKRAALTHQIREYELASPGFPVPFSRQVLTVAYGDGTTEVPVHLLGQQGRPVLLASGGVDSWKMDIHPLLVQLAQHADVRVMAFDHAGTGESDVPLTAEGGIQIVRGLIEHARTAGNGKVGHFGFSMGGYFAAHSGLGGEVDAAVDLGGPVETGFTADNLEHLMFGMIDIFGNAVGLTEKPATDDLIAMMQNYSLRPLLDKDANAPMLVVNGADDVHVPAADTLVFTGRRDTEVHLIEGTGHVAASKLAEVVPIIIDWLRIHLH, translated from the coding sequence ATGTCCTACCGGTGGCCTCTGGACCCGGCGAATCTGTTCGCCGAGCGCCGACCCCAGATGCTGAACCTCGGCCTGCCGGCCGGCGACGTCGATTCGGTTCGTACCGCGATCGTGGACATGTGGGCCGACGCTCCCGGCGGCTGGGTGTACGAATGGTCCGCACTGGCCGGCCGTTACGCCGCTGAAGGCCGCCACGATCTGGCCTACCTGGCCTATGGCTGGGCGAAGTTCCCTTGCCTGGCGGACGCCGCCAAGCGCGCTGCTCTGACCCATCAGATCCGCGAGTACGAGCTGGCATCGCCCGGCTTTCCCGTCCCGTTCTCCCGGCAGGTTCTGACCGTCGCATACGGCGACGGCACCACGGAGGTCCCTGTCCACCTGCTCGGCCAGCAGGGCCGCCCGGTCCTGCTGGCCTCCGGCGGTGTCGACTCCTGGAAGATGGACATCCACCCGCTGCTGGTCCAACTGGCGCAGCACGCCGACGTCCGGGTCATGGCCTTCGACCACGCGGGCACCGGTGAGTCGGACGTTCCGCTCACCGCCGAAGGCGGCATCCAGATCGTCCGCGGCCTCATCGAGCACGCCCGGACCGCCGGCAATGGCAAGGTCGGGCATTTCGGCTTCTCCATGGGCGGCTACTTCGCCGCCCACTCAGGCCTGGGCGGCGAGGTGGACGCCGCCGTGGACCTCGGCGGTCCGGTCGAGACCGGGTTCACCGCCGACAACCTCGAGCACCTGATGTTCGGAATGATCGACATCTTCGGGAACGCCGTGGGCCTGACCGAGAAGCCCGCGACCGACGACTTGATCGCGATGATGCAGAACTACTCGCTGCGTCCGCTGCTCGACAAGGACGCCAACGCCCCGATGCTGGTCGTCAACGGCGCTGACGACGTCCACGTCCCCGCCGCCGACACCCTGGTGTTCACCGGCCGCCGCGACACGGAAGTCCATCTGATCGAAGGCACCGGCCACGTCGCCGCGTCCAAGTTGGCCGAAGTCGTTCCGATCATCATCGACTGGCTGCGAATCCACCTTCACTGA